Proteins encoded together in one Methanobacterium sp. window:
- a CDS encoding DUF2180 family protein — translation MKCYICAEEGKSTDAVAICIVCGMGLCMDHAIRQETEVWSGGYPFPAEKLKETLPRILCKYCYQALKKEAPKGG, via the coding sequence ATGAAGTGTTATATTTGTGCAGAAGAAGGCAAATCCACCGATGCAGTTGCTATTTGTATAGTCTGTGGAATGGGATTATGCATGGACCACGCCATCCGACAGGAAACTGAGGTATGGAGTGGAGGATATCCCTTCCCCGCAGAAAAACTTAAAGAAACCCTTCCAAGGATACTGTGTAAGTACTGTTACCAGGCCCTTAAAAAAGAAGCGCCTAAAGGGGGATAG